CCTGATCGGGCATCGGCACCGGAACGCCCAGCGGGCCCGGGTCGAACGGAGGCACCCGGACCGGCCCCTGCAACTCCGCCGGATGGAACGCCGGACCGGCCAGCCCGGCCGCCAGCACTCCGCGCAGCCGGTCCACCCGGGCGTCCAGCTCGGCCGTCCGCCGGGCGGCGTCCGCCTCGCGGCCCTGCTGGTACGCGCGCAGCGCCTCCTTGCGCCCCTGGGCGGCCGACCGCTGCGCCTCGCGCTGGGCCCGCTCGTACGCCCGCCGGTCGGCCTCGGCCGCCCGCCGCCGGGCCTCCTCCCGCCGGTGCTGCTCCCGCTGCGCCTCCGCCAGCATCGCCAACACCCCGGAGCTGCGCCGCCCTGCCACGTCCGTCCCCTCCCGCACCCGTTCGACAGACGATCAGTCTGGCATCCGGTGGGCCGGACGGAGCGGGTCGGGGGCGAACCGGCCGGAACCGCGGTCTACTCGGCGGGCTTCAGCGTCAGCGAGACGGAGTTGATGCAGTACCGCTGGTCGGTCGGGGTCCCGTACCCCTCGCCCTCGAAGACGTGGCCGAGGTGGCCGCCGCAGCGGGCGCAGCGCACCTCCACCCGCCGCATGCCGTGCGAGGTGTCCTCGATGTACTCGACCCGGTCCTCGGCCAGCGGCGCGTAGTACGACGGCCAGCCGCAGTGGCTGTCGAACTTGGTCTCGCTGCTGAACAGCTCGGCCCCGCAGGCCCGGCAGCCGTACACGCCGACCGTCTTGGTGTCGGTGTACTCCCCGACGAACGGCCGCTCGGTGCCCGCCTGCCGGAGGACGTGGTACTCCTCCGGCGACAGCTGGGCGCGCCACTCGGCGTCGGTCTTCTCGATCTCGTAGCTCACGGCCGGCTCCCGGGGTAGTCCGTCAGGCCTGGAGGTCAGGCCTTGGATGCAACGTCGGCGAGGACCG
The window above is part of the Kitasatospora sp. HUAS MG31 genome. Proteins encoded here:
- the msrB gene encoding peptide-methionine (R)-S-oxide reductase MsrB, producing MSYEIEKTDAEWRAQLSPEEYHVLRQAGTERPFVGEYTDTKTVGVYGCRACGAELFSSETKFDSHCGWPSYYAPLAEDRVEYIEDTSHGMRRVEVRCARCGGHLGHVFEGEGYGTPTDQRYCINSVSLTLKPAE